In Desulfonatronum sp. SC1, the genomic stretch TTCGATGAAATAAAGGAGATGACACCATGGACACGTTGATTATCGCCGTCCCGTCCGAAACCCCCGGCGGTCTGGATGCCGCCGTCGGGATGCATTTCGGCCATTGCGATCTGTACACCATCGTGGAAGCCAAAAACGGGGAGATCGTGGACGTGCGAACACTGCCCAACGTCCCCCACCAGCAAGGCGGCTGCATGGCCCCGGTCAATCACTTGGCCCGCAACGGCGTCAAGGTGCTCATTGCCGGGGGCATGGGGCTGCGGCCGTTGATGGGGTTTCAGCAGGCTGGAGTACGGGTCGTGCATGGTGGCGGCTTGCCTTCCGTGGGCCACGCCGTGCAAGCCTTTCTGACGGATTCCCTGCCGACCTTCAGCACCGAGAATACGTGCGGCGGGGGAGCACAGCACTAACCGATCTTCCTCATTGCCACGCAGATAATCCGACGTTTCTCTGTGCCGCTCTTCGCACGAAAAGCGTCGGATCATCTTTTCCATGAGGTACTATTGAATCGCCCTGTCGCGAAGTATCGGGGTCAAGGGAGGAGACGCATGCAGATACTGATAGCCACCAATCGTTCAGAGGAATTATTCGCTCGTTTTTGCGACGCGTTGCGACAAGAGGTGGAAAATGTGGAGTTACTGTTCACCCACAACTGGACCAACGTCCTGGCCGCGGTGAAGGTCATGCCGCCGGGATTCCTGATCCTGGACCAAGGCCTGCCCGAAGGCGAGACTTTGGATCTGGTGCGTAAATTGATGTCGGTGAACGTGGCGGTGAATTGTATCGTGATCACCGATCTGGACGACGAATCCTTTCACGAAGCTGGAGAAGGCCTGGGGATTTTCGCTCCACTGCCCGTGGAACCCAGCTTTGAGGACGGAGAGGCCTTGGCTCGACGTATAAAACGGTTTATAGGAGGCGCGGGCGTACCTGCCTTTTCATGATCCTGAACCCTAAACCCGAGAGTTTCCATGCCCATTCACGAATATACCTGCGCTTCTTGCGGGAAGATGTACGAGGCCATCCAGATAGGGAGCCGGCCACAACCGGGATGTCCGTTCTGCGGGGCGGAAGAGGCGACAAAAGTGCTTTCCGTCCCTGCCTCTGGCGTTGGTTCCGTCCGACAGGCCGTTCCTGGTCCGAAAGATCACGGATGCTGCGGGGAGCGGCCCGGCCAGAAGGGCTGTACGCCTGGTTCCTGCTGCGGCAGAAGCTGATCACTCCTCATCGAGCGAACCGCTGGAGCCGATTCAGGCTGAAAAGGGTTGAAAAGGCATGCGCGTCACTGTCCTTGTGGACAATAACACTCTGACGGACCGCTATCTCCTGGGTGAGCCGGGCTTGAGCATTCTGCTGGAGCACGAGGGGCGGCGGACCCTGCTGGATACCGGATACTCGGACGTCTTTTTGCGCAACGCCGCTAAGTTGGGTCAGGATCTGCTGCATTTGGACAGGGTGGTGTTGTCTCACGGTCACCTGGATCATTCCTGGGGCCTGACCGAACTGGTCCGCTTACGCACCGAGGCGGCAATCATGCGGCGCACTGTCCCGGAGACCGAATTGCTGGCCCATCCATTGGCCCTGCATGGCAAATACCGCGATCATCTTCCGGAAATTGGATCATTAATGGATGTCGAGCGCCTCGGATGTCACTTTCACCTGAATCTGCGCAGCCGCCCCATGCAGCTGGGTGGGGGACTCGTCTACCTGGGCGAGATCCCGCGACGGTTTGCTTTTGAACTTGTCGAGTCGAAAGAGAGGATGCACAGGACGCACGACGGACCGCAACCGGATGTCCTCTTGGACGATACGGCCCTGGCGTTTCGTTCCGCCAAGGGCTTGGTGCTGATCACGGGCTGCTCGCACAGTGGTATTTGCAATATCGCGGCCCAGGCAATGGCCTTGACCGGCGTGGATCGGGTCGTGGACATCATCGGCGGGTTGCACCTGCTTGGCGCCTCACGAGAGCGTCTGGAAGAGACAACGAATTACTTGGCCAACGTCGGACTCGAGGCCCTGCATGCCTGCCATTGCACGGACCTGGAGGCCAAGATCGCCCTGGCCGGACGGCTTCCTGTTCGGGAAACGGGCAGCGGGTTGATTCTGGAATATCCCGGGGAGGACGCGGCTTGAGTCGGCGCTTAGGTTCAGGGCGTTGCCGTTTCGGGCTTTTTAAGCGTCTGTATAGTTGCGAAAGGCGCTTAAAAAACCCAGGCCGCCCAATGCGGCCTGGGTTCAAGCGAGGGAGGCGGAACAATTTTTGGTTAATTCTCAGCCAGCCGGCTCTCCGAGATCGCCAGAATCGGCTTGATTATGTGATGTAAAGCCTGGGCCGTGGGGCCTTCCTGGTGGATGCGCAGGAAGGCGAAGCCTTCGTCTCCGGAGCGAACCACTTCCGGATCCAGGGGAATCCTGCCCAGAAACGGAACGCCCATCTCCTCGGCAAGAGCCTGTCCTCCTCCGCTGCCGAAAATATCATCCACATGACCGCAGTGGCCGCAGACATGGCCGCTCATGTTTTCCACGATGCCCAGAACCGGGTTGCCCACCTCGGAGCAAAAGGTCACGGACCTCCGGACATCATCCACGGCCACTTCCTGGGGGGTGGTTATGATCAGGGCCTTGGCCGACGGTCCCAGCAGCTGGAGCACGGACAAGGGCTCGTCCCCGGTCCCCGGCGGGCAGTCCACGACCAGGAAATCCAGGTCGCCCCAGGTCACGTCGCGCAGAAACTGCTTGATCATCCCCATCTTTACCGGACCACGCCAGATCACGGGTTCCCGGTTGTTTGGCAGCAAAAAGCCCAGTGACATGACCCACAAATTCGGACCGGCATTGATGGGCTCCAGACGTCCGGCGTCAATATGCGGGTGCTTTCCGCTCAGGCTGAGCAGTCTGGGAACGCTGGGACCGTGGACGTCCACATCCAGCAGACCGGTCTTCATTCCGGCCATGGCCAGAGCCTGAGCCAGATTTACGGCCACGGTGCTCTTGCCCACGCCGCCCTTTCCGGAAAGAACGACGATTTTGTTTTTGATCCGGGCAAGGCTGGCCAGGAGAGCTTTTTCTTCCTCGCTCTGCCCGGCGCAATCCTTGTCCGAACACGTCTCGCAATCATGGTCGCTCATGATGCGCATACTCCTGAATCTGATGGTTGGAGGGTGCGGGTAATCGGATACTGTCCAACATTTTTCGATGGCTATGACAGGTTCCAGCAACGATGTATCCGCAGGCGTCGTTGCCTGAGGCGGTTGCCGGGCATGGGTTTTGGGGTTGTCGACGCACCGGGCTCGCCAGATCCGGTAGGAACGGATGCCGACGCCTGAGCGGTGCTTCCGTCTTGCTGGTTGCGCGAGCCACTTTGGCTCCAATCTCGACCTTGACCTTTGCCTTGACCTCGTCCCATCCCCTGGCCGCCTTGACCGCGGCAACCGCCACGGCCTCGCCCTTGACCTTGACCCTGTGGGCAATTCCCATTGCCCAAGCCACTTATCGCGCCCTGTCCGGTGGGTCCGGTTCCATCACCTTTTGGCATGACAACCTCCTGTGTGCTGTTCCTTGATTGGGGTCTGTTGACCATGTAAAGGCTTAAACACAATCTGTGCCAAACGAAGAGGTGTAATTATTTTATGTGGATAGCGCGAAAAGATGGCAGGGTGATCGCAAACTGGGCTTGTAATGCGTCTTGGGGTGGATAATAGGCTATTTTTACGCCCTTGGAGCCCGCTATCAGAGTGGAGTTGTGGTAGCAGCACTATTCAAAGACTGATGCAACGGCATATGGCCACCGAGGTCCATGAAGACGGACCCATCGTCCATAGCTCCCGGATTTATTCTCTTGAAATGAAAGGGTGGAGCGAGGGGACGGAAGGCAATGAGATCGTCCCCTCGAAAAAACTATTATGCGCCGGACTCTTTCAGCTCGGGCGATCGCCGACTTGGACAAATCGCCGGTTGTTTCCGAGGCAGGGTGATGGTGAAGGTGCTGCCGTTGCCGGGTTCGGACTCCACGGCTATGGAGCCGCCGTGTTTTTCGATGGTCTGGTTGGAGATGAACAGACCCAGGCCGGTGCCCTTGCTGCCCTTGGAAGAGAAGAAGAGAGTGAAGATTTTGTCGCGGGTTTCCTTGTCCATGCCCTGGCCCTGGTCCTTGACCGTGATGACGACGTGGTCCGGGGTTCCCGAGGCTGAAAACTCGACCTGGCGTTGTTCGTCCGCAACTCCCTCGCAGGCATCCACCGCGTTTTCCAAAAAATTGACCAGGGCCGCGGAAAGGGCGGCGGCGTCGATCTCAAAGGAGCCGAGGTTCTCTTCGGCATGAAAGGAGAATTGGACGTCGGCTTTGTCCGATCGCGGGCGAATCAGTCCGGCCGTGTCGGCCAGGAATTTTGCCGCGTCGAGGTCCTGGACATCGAGGTCCCGGGACTTGGCGTAGTAGAGGATGTCCAGCACCAGCTTGCGGACCTTGCCGATGATGTTCTTCAGGGTGTTCATGGCGTCCGCGACCTGGTCGGGCTGATCGTTCTTCAGTCCGGATTCCAGGCGGTACATGCCGCCGTCCAAAGCCGTGAGCAATCCCTTGACCCCGTGGGACATGGAGCCAAGCATGATGCCCAGGGAGGTCAGGTGGTCCTGGAGACGTCGAATTTCGGTGATATCGGTGTACATTTCGATGACTTGGTGAATGTCACCATGAGCGTTGCGAATGGGCGAGGAAATCGCCAGCACGTTGAGCTGCTCGCCGTCCTTGGTGGTGACCACGGTTTCCATCTGATGCGACTCACCGTCCTGGAGCGTTTGCTGCATCAGGCAGTCCGCACAGGGTGCTTCCCGGCCCTTCTTCTCCCGATAGCACCTCAGCCCCTCGGCCTCGTTGAACTTCTCCTTGAAGCGGCGGTTGGTCTCCGCGACGGTGAAGTCCGGGTTTTGCACCGTAATATAGCAGGGGACCTCATCGAAAAGGCGCTGGTATTTGCGCTGGGTGGCCAACAGTTCATCCCGGAGGCGGCTGAGTTCCGTCATGTCCACGGCGATGCTCAGAACCAGTCCGACCTCCCCACCTTTGTCCAGGATCGGCGAGGTATGCGCCGTGACCGGGATCGGCGTTCCGTCCTTTCCGGCCAGGGTCGCTTTGAGGCGTTGACCGTTTCCCGACAGAAAGGTCGCCTGGACGGGACATTCGGAATCGGCGGAGGCCTCCTGGGCGTACATCTGGGGCGTGTTCATGCCGTTGCAATCGCCGATGCGCTCTCTGAACAGACTGTTGCAGGCGACGACCCGCAGGTCCTTGTTGTGCAGGGATACGAGGCAGGGCAGTTCGTTGAAGAGTCCGGTTCGGTTTTCCACCTCGGTGGTGATTCCGGATAAAAAATCACTGAATTTTTCCACCATTTGTCCGGCGGCGGTCTGGCGTTCCAGCTTGACAATGTGCTGGGTTTTTTCTTCCACGAGGCGTTCGAGGTTCTCCGTGTAGTTCCGTAGCTGGCGTTTCATGACGATCTTCTCCCGAACGCGGTTCAGGGAGATTTCCAGCACGTCGTCGTTGATGGGCTTGGTGATGAAGTCCGCGGCTTCGTGTTTCAGAGCCTCGATGGCCAGTTCCAGATCACCATGGCCGGTGATGATCACCACCTCCACGTCAGGATAGTCTTTCTTGAGCCGCCGCATCAGCTCGATCCCGTCCATGACCGGCATCTTGATGTCGGTGAGCACGATGGAGGGCTGGAAGTCTTGGAAGACTTGCAGCGCGACGCTTCCATTCTCTGCGGTCTTGACCTCGTACCCCATGTCTTCCAGGGTCAGTCCCAGAAACCGTCTGATTCCCTCTTCGTCGTCGACGAGCAGTAATTTATTGTCCGTGATCATGTTTGCTCCAAATCAAGGTGAAGGCGTAAAACGGGCCATGCAGAATATCCCGAGCCAAGAGGGCGGCTTTGTGCCGATCATGCCGAACCTTTCGTTTCCGAATCAGTCATGCCCTCGCAGACGGGTATCCAGAATCGGAATGAGGCCACACACGGAATGTGCTGAACAGCTCCAGTGGTGGAAGAAAAAGGAGTAAAAGGGACGGGCGGAAAAGGCAATCCACGCATGGCGAAAAAACACCCCGTGGATGATGGGAGGGCGATATCGGAAAGCGATGAAAATGAGGACGTCCGCCCTTGCTCCGCGGATGGAACAAGGGCGGACGATTATTCGAGGGACTGACTCAGCCGATGGTCTGCTTGACGATCTTCAACAGTTCGTCGCGGTCAAAAGGCTTGGTCAGGCTGGCGACGGCCTTTTGGATCGCATACTGGTTTGACGGCAGGCCGCTGATCACGATGATCGGGATTTTCTTCAGTTCCGGGTTCTGGGTCAGTTTGCGGTAAAAGCGTGGACCCCATTCATTGGGCATTTCCAGGTCAAGGGTGATCAGGTCCGGTTTTTCCTTGGCCACGATGTCGTGGGCCTCGGAGCCGTCGTTGGCTTCCACGGTTTCATAGCCGTTGTCCTTGAACAACTGGGTCAGGTACGAGGTGATTTCCTTGTCGTCGTCGACGACCATGATTTTCTTCGCCACTGTACACCTCCTGGTGAGATTCGGAAGGAACTTCCAATCCTTGAGGTTGCCGAAATCAACGAGAGCCTGGCATACATGCAAAGGTATTTCGTCTCGCATGCGATGCCCTACAATTCCACCGCCCGGGTTCGGAGACATCGGGCGGTGGACGCAATGCTCGCAATACTTCTAGACCTTGTCCGGCCTGTTTACGCTGACCACCGGGCAGTTGGCCCGAAGGATCACCTGTTCCAGGGTCGAACCCATGCTGGCCAGTTCCGGATCCAACTCTGTGGTGTTGTGGGCCAGGACAATCAGGTCGGCCATGCGTTCTCGGGCGATCTTGACGATTTCCACGTAGGGATTGCCTTCCCAGACGTCGACTTCAAAATTCTTGAAATCGCCCATCTTGGGGCCGTACACGTCCCGCAGGCGTTTGCGAAGCGTGATCAGTTTGTCCTCTATATCGCTCTGGGCCAAGACCTTGCTGGTGATGTCCAGGGCGTGAAACAGGGTCATTTCACAATCGTACTCCTTGGCCATGGAAAGGGCGTACTTGAAGGCGCTTTCCGACTGCTTCGAGAAGTCCGTGGCAAAGACGATATGGGAGAAGCCGCCCATATACGATGCGGATTCGCGGTGCACGGTCATCACCGGGCACTTGGCGGCCTTGGCCACGCGTTGCAGGGTGCTACCGGGGTAGCCCTTGGAATAGATGGAACTGGAGTCGCCGGAATGCGCGCCCATGATGATCATGTCCGCATCTTCGCTGCGGGCCGCCCGGAGGATTTCCCTGTGTGGCAGGCCTGTTGCCAGAAGGATACGCGAGCTTTTGCATTCCTCAAGCTGCTTGGCGTAGGTGTTTTTCAGTTCTTCCTCGACCCAGGCCATGTAGTCGTCGTCGACCTCCACGGCCTCCTGGGAGCGCACGTCGCTGACCTCCTGATAGGAAAAGCCCTTCTTGGGCACGCCGGCGACGTGAAAGAGCAGCAGTTCCGCATCGTACCGTTTGGCCATCTCAAAGGCCACCCGCGCGGCCCCAAAACTTGCCGGAGAGCCTGTGGTCGCCAAAAGAATCTTCTTCTTCATGAGTTACCTCGTATGTGCTGACTGTTGGTGCGACAAGGCAGAATTTATTCCTCTTCGCCTTCCTCATCCTGGGGCTTGAGGTGATCCGGGACGATCATCATTTTGATCACCAACGGCTTGAGGAAGGACCAGCGCAGGCCCATGGGATATTCTTCTTCCAGGTCGCGGATGGCGTCCCAGCAATTGTGGCAGGGGGCGACTACGAGCTTGCACCCTGTGGCTAAAATCTGCTCCCTCTTTTTAAGCAGAGCAATGTTTCGCTGGGGGCGATACTTCCCGATGCCGTTGAATCCGCCGCCGCCGCCGCAGCAGTAGTTGTACTCCTTGTTTGGGGCCATTTCCACGAAATATCCCGGCTCCACGATATAGCTCATGATTTCCCGGGTGATGTTCTTCAGACCCTGGTTGCGGACATAGTTGCAGGAATCCTGCAGGGTGACCGGTTCCTTGATCCGTTTGGTCGGGTCGATCTTGATCCGGCCGGTGCGCAGCATCTCGGCCAGCCATTCCACGTAGTGGATGTACGGCCTGGGCGGCTGGCCGTCTTCCCGACCGGCCCAGTAGGGCCCTTCGATGACCGTGGCCCGGTGGGCGTGGCCGCATTCCGTGCCCACCACCCGTTTGGGACGTAGCCTCTCGATGGCGTCATAGACATGCAGAACTTGTTGCTTGCACCCTTCCCAGTCGCCGGCGAACAGAGTCAGTGAGGTCTGCTCCCAGCCTTCGGAGGGCATGGTCCAATTCTCGCCGGCCACGTGGAACAGGATGGCCGCCTCGGCGATGTCTTCCGGGTAGTGCTTGGCTTCGCGGGCATTGATGGTGTACATGATGTCCGCGTCTTCCTTGTCCATGGGAATTTCCAGACCGGGCCACTCCTCGGAGTTCTCGTCGGCCATCCATTCGCAGGTGTCAACCCAGTCTTCGGTGGTCACGTCCATCTGGGCCTTGTAAACCCGGTGCATCCCGGAGCCGATCTTCAATTCCCAGGGCACGAACCCCTGGGAGAAGAGCAGGCCGCGCAGGTAGGAGAACATCACGCCCATGTCGATGCCGTGGGGGCAGAACTGGCCGCAGCGGTTGCAGCAGGTACACCAGCTCCAGGCGATGTCCATGCACTTGCGCATGAAGGCGTTGTCCACTTTCCCCTTGCGCTTGACGAGTTCACCCAGCGTGGCGTGGATCTTGTAGGACGGTACCTGCTCCGGAACCCTGTCGTTGACCTGGTACAGGAAGCAGCTTTCCGCGCACAGTCCGCATTTGGCGCAGATGTTCAGCCACGTTTTCAGGCGCGACTTCATGGTGTTTTGGATCGTGGACCAGAGCTTGTCCGTGTCCACGTCCAGTTGTTCCATTTCCGCGTAGTATTGCTTGCCGCTCTTGTCCCCGAGCGTTAGCTTGAGCTGCTCGTCGGTGACAATGGGCTGCTTGTTGCAAAGAATTCCTTCGGGCATTGTATTCTCCCTCTCGTTGAGCTTGTATTTCCCAGACGCCTACCAGGTCATCTGGGTGCCTTTCATCCCGCCACGCTTGATGCCGTAGTCCATGCCCAGTTGCGCGCGGGACAGGAAGAAGAGAACCACGTGGTTCAGCTTGGTGAAGACCAGGCTGAGCAGCCAGACGTGGCCGGTAATGATGTGGATGAGCAGCCAGAAGTCGTAGTTGCCCACGTTGTACCTGGCGATCAGGCCGGTCAGGAAAGGTGACACGGCGATGACGATCAGCATGTAGTCGTAGGCCGAGGTGAGGATTCTGACCTCGGGATAGGCGATCCGGCGTAGGACCAGGAATATCCCGCCGATCACCACGACCCAGGACAGAAAGTCGGCCAACCCGGAGGAAATCCCGGGCAAGCGAATGCCCCAGCTGTCCTTGAGCATGATGTTGTGCGCCTCGAGAAAGATCGGCGTGAACAGCAAGCCGATGTGAAAGCTGAAAAAGAGCAGGGTGAACAGCGGCTTGGCCCGCCAGCCGTGGGAGCCCCAGGGCAAAATCCAGAAAAAGATGGATCTGGCGGCCCCTTTCAGGCCGTGCTGCATGTTAGGCCGATAGCCCACACGGTCCAGTCGCCAGTCCAGGCCGCGGATGTACGTCACCACATGGTACGTCAATCCAACGACCACGACCAGGAACGTGATCCAGACCATGGGTCCAGTCAAGAAATTATACATATGCGTCTCCTCGAGCATCACTTATGTTGTTGCAAACCGGACGGTATTTCGTCCGTCGATCCAGAGGGTTGGGATCATGAGCAATCGGGCACGTTTCGCGGGTATCCGGCACGTACAGTCCGTACCGGATACCCGCTCGACCGCTTCGCTAATGCCCATGGCCATTGTCATGTCCCTCGCCGGTCCGGTGAGGGTTGTCGATGGGTTTCTTTTCACCCATCAAGAACTGCCACCAGAGTACGGCACCGACCAGTATCCCGCCCATGAGCAGGTAGGTCATGGTCTTGGTATGCATGAAAAACTCGTGCATCGAGTTGAATTCCATTGGTATAGCCTCCCTTATGCTCAGTGTTGGCCTTTGTAATTAGGGTGCTCGAAAAAGACGGGCATCCTGGTGGAGACGAATCGGAACACGACTACGCCCACGGTGACGATGAACACGGAGATGATGATTTCCATGATGTGGGGGAAGTACTTGTCCTCGGAGGGCAGGTGGTAGTTGAACGCGACCAGGGAAACGTTGAACCGGTTCAGAACGATGCCCAGAACGGTCAGAATCGCCGTCCACTTGATCAGGGCGAAGTTCTTGTCCCGCGCGCCCACGGCGTATAGGAAGGCCGGCAGGGCCACGAAGCAGAGCATTTCCACCAGGAACCACGCGCCGAACCCGCTGGCCAGGTAGCTCCAATTGTTGTCATAGGTCAGGCCGATCATCTTCAAGGCAAAGTAGCCGAACAGCACCCAGGAACAGCCCTTGGCAAAGCCGAGGACCACGTCGTCGTGGTTCCTGTTGTATTCGCTGTCCATCATCCGGTGCAGGTACTTGTGCGACAAGGAGCCCTCAAAGATGACCATGGACAACCCGGCCGCGATGCTGGAGACGAAGAAGAAAACCGGAAGATAGGCCGAGTACCACAAGGGGTGCAGCTTGGACGGGGCAATGGTGTACAGCGCGCCCAGCGAGGACTGATGCAGCGTGGAGAGAACCACGCCGAAGATGACCAGCACCAGGGTCATTTTGACCAGGACATCCCGCAGCTTCCGCCACCCGGCCCATTCGAACAGGGTGGGCAGGAACTCCATGAACAGGACGGTCAGGTACAGGAACACGCACAGGCCTACTTCGAAGAGCAGCGAGGTCGTGCCCTGCTGAACGAAGATCGGGTAGGGCAGTCGCCAAGGGCGACCGACGTCGTAGTGCAGGGCCAGGACCACGAGGGCGTAGCCCAGGAAGGCGGTCAGGACCGCGGGGCGAACCGCGGAATGGAATTTCTTGAAGCCGAAGACGTAGCAGGCCGCGGCTGTGGTGTAGCCGCCGGCCGCCAGGGCGACGCCGCAGAGCAGGTCGAAGCTGATCCAGATGCCCCAGGGGTAGTTGTCATCCAGGTTGGTTACGGCCCCGAGCCCGCTGGAGAAGCGGATCACGGTGACGATCAAGCCCGCGATGATGATCAGGCCGGTCACTATATTGAATGGCGTCAAATACGACTTGAAGTCGTCATTGGTCACGGTGCTCATTTGCCCTCCTCCTCGTCCGTTGCGCTCGCTTCAGCCGCTTTGAGTTCTTCTTCCTTCTTGGCCAGAGCTTCCTTGACGGCCTTTTTCACTTCGTTATCCACGCGGCGGTTGGCGGACTCTTCCGCCTTGGCCAGAGACGCGTCCAAGTTTTCCTTGGCCTCGGCCTTGGCTTTGGCCAGGGCGGCGGACACGGCCTGCTGCTGCTCCTGGGCCGCGATTTTTTCCTTGCGCTTGTTGATGGCGTAAATCCCACCAAGCAATACGGGCCAGACGCCCACCACCACGGGGACCGCGGCCAGTGCGCCGGCGGTGAGTTCCGGAGCCGACTTGGTGCCCAGATCCTCGCGCAGACCAACCTGGGAGAAGGGGGTGCCGGAAATGTACAACCAGCTGGTGCCGCCCATTTCATGCTCGCCGTAGATCTGCTCCACGTAGCGGCCCGGAAAGGCGGCGAAGCGGCGGCGGGCCAGATTGAGCAGTTCGTTGCGGGGACCGTAAATCATGGCCTCCATGGGACATTCCTGCACGCAGCCGGGCAGGCGCAGTTCGCCGGAGCGCATCTGCGGGCCGCACAGCGTGCACTTCATCACTCTGGGGGTGAAGGCCTTGTGGTATTCGTAGGTTGGAATTTCAAAGGGGCAGGCGATCATGCAGTATCGGCAGCCCACGCAGACGGTGTCGTCGTAATCCACGGCACTGTCGGGTTTCTTCTGGAACGCGCTGACGAAGCACGAGGAGGCGCAGGCCGGTTCCAGGCAGTGGTTGCATTGGTTTTTACGGTATACGGGGCCGCTGGGGGTTTCGAACTTGTTGACCACGGTGAAGGTGGCCGAGTCCGTGCGCCGACGGGTGGTCAAGATTTCCAGGTTGTCGAAGGGCACTTCAGGCTCAGGAAGACTGTTGACCTTGTTGCAGGCCAATTCGCACTTGCGGCAGCCGATGCACCGCGTCCCGTCGAACAGCACGCCTGGAGTGGTGTGATAGCCTCTGAAGTCCTTGGCCGCGGCCCGGGCGGTGGCCGGTACGACGGCCGGAGCCGCCAGCCCGGCCCCGGCCGCGCCCATCAATCCGAGGAATGATCTGCGTTTCATATGTTGGTTCTCCTTACGAGCTGTCAGTTCTCTTTCTGTTTGTGGCAAGAGGTGCAGTCCGTGGCCGCGGGCTTTTCCAGGCCCATCTCC encodes the following:
- the divK gene encoding DVU0259 family response regulator domain-containing protein; this encodes MAKKIMVVDDDKEITSYLTQLFKDNGYETVEANDGSEAHDIVAKEKPDLITLDLEMPNEWGPRFYRKLTQNPELKKIPIIVISGLPSNQYAIQKAVASLTKPFDRDELLKIVKQTIG
- a CDS encoding Mrp/NBP35 family ATP-binding protein; amino-acid sequence: MSDHDCETCSDKDCAGQSEEEKALLASLARIKNKIVVLSGKGGVGKSTVAVNLAQALAMAGMKTGLLDVDVHGPSVPRLLSLSGKHPHIDAGRLEPINAGPNLWVMSLGFLLPNNREPVIWRGPVKMGMIKQFLRDVTWGDLDFLVVDCPPGTGDEPLSVLQLLGPSAKALIITTPQEVAVDDVRRSVTFCSEVGNPVLGIVENMSGHVCGHCGHVDDIFGSGGGQALAEEMGVPFLGRIPLDPEVVRSGDEGFAFLRIHQEGPTAQALHHIIKPILAISESRLAEN
- a CDS encoding NifB/NifX family molybdenum-iron cluster-binding protein; translation: MDTLIIAVPSETPGGLDAAVGMHFGHCDLYTIVEAKNGEIVDVRTLPNVPHQQGGCMAPVNHLARNGVKVLIAGGMGLRPLMGFQQAGVRVVHGGGLPSVGHAVQAFLTDSLPTFSTENTCGGGAQH
- a CDS encoding MBL fold metallo-hydrolase, which gives rise to MRVTVLVDNNTLTDRYLLGEPGLSILLEHEGRRTLLDTGYSDVFLRNAAKLGQDLLHLDRVVLSHGHLDHSWGLTELVRLRTEAAIMRRTVPETELLAHPLALHGKYRDHLPEIGSLMDVERLGCHFHLNLRSRPMQLGGGLVYLGEIPRRFAFELVESKERMHRTHDGPQPDVLLDDTALAFRSAKGLVLITGCSHSGICNIAAQAMALTGVDRVVDIIGGLHLLGASRERLEETTNYLANVGLEALHACHCTDLEAKIALAGRLPVRETGSGLILEYPGEDAA
- the hmcE gene encoding sulfate respiration complex protein HmcE — encoded protein: MYNFLTGPMVWITFLVVVVGLTYHVVTYIRGLDWRLDRVGYRPNMQHGLKGAARSIFFWILPWGSHGWRAKPLFTLLFFSFHIGLLFTPIFLEAHNIMLKDSWGIRLPGISSGLADFLSWVVVIGGIFLVLRRIAYPEVRILTSAYDYMLIVIAVSPFLTGLIARYNVGNYDFWLLIHIITGHVWLLSLVFTKLNHVVLFFLSRAQLGMDYGIKRGGMKGTQMTW
- a CDS encoding FmdB family zinc ribbon protein, giving the protein MPIHEYTCASCGKMYEAIQIGSRPQPGCPFCGAEEATKVLSVPASGVGSVRQAVPGPKDHGCCGERPGQKGCTPGSCCGRS
- a CDS encoding response regulator, producing MITDNKLLLVDDEEGIRRFLGLTLEDMGYEVKTAENGSVALQVFQDFQPSIVLTDIKMPVMDGIELMRRLKKDYPDVEVVIITGHGDLELAIEALKHEAADFITKPINDDVLEISLNRVREKIVMKRQLRNYTENLERLVEEKTQHIVKLERQTAAGQMVEKFSDFLSGITTEVENRTGLFNELPCLVSLHNKDLRVVACNSLFRERIGDCNGMNTPQMYAQEASADSECPVQATFLSGNGQRLKATLAGKDGTPIPVTAHTSPILDKGGEVGLVLSIAVDMTELSRLRDELLATQRKYQRLFDEVPCYITVQNPDFTVAETNRRFKEKFNEAEGLRCYREKKGREAPCADCLMQQTLQDGESHQMETVVTTKDGEQLNVLAISSPIRNAHGDIHQVIEMYTDITEIRRLQDHLTSLGIMLGSMSHGVKGLLTALDGGMYRLESGLKNDQPDQVADAMNTLKNIIGKVRKLVLDILYYAKSRDLDVQDLDAAKFLADTAGLIRPRSDKADVQFSFHAEENLGSFEIDAAALSAALVNFLENAVDACEGVADEQRQVEFSASGTPDHVVITVKDQGQGMDKETRDKIFTLFFSSKGSKGTGLGLFISNQTIEKHGGSIAVESEPGNGSTFTITLPRKQPAICPSRRSPELKESGA
- the hmcF gene encoding sulfate respiration complex iron-sulfur protein HmcF, with translation MPEGILCNKQPIVTDEQLKLTLGDKSGKQYYAEMEQLDVDTDKLWSTIQNTMKSRLKTWLNICAKCGLCAESCFLYQVNDRVPEQVPSYKIHATLGELVKRKGKVDNAFMRKCMDIAWSWCTCCNRCGQFCPHGIDMGVMFSYLRGLLFSQGFVPWELKIGSGMHRVYKAQMDVTTEDWVDTCEWMADENSEEWPGLEIPMDKEDADIMYTINAREAKHYPEDIAEAAILFHVAGENWTMPSEGWEQTSLTLFAGDWEGCKQQVLHVYDAIERLRPKRVVGTECGHAHRATVIEGPYWAGREDGQPPRPYIHYVEWLAEMLRTGRIKIDPTKRIKEPVTLQDSCNYVRNQGLKNITREIMSYIVEPGYFVEMAPNKEYNYCCGGGGGFNGIGKYRPQRNIALLKKREQILATGCKLVVAPCHNCWDAIRDLEEEYPMGLRWSFLKPLVIKMMIVPDHLKPQDEEGEEE
- a CDS encoding universal stress protein; its protein translation is MKKKILLATTGSPASFGAARVAFEMAKRYDAELLLFHVAGVPKKGFSYQEVSDVRSQEAVEVDDDYMAWVEEELKNTYAKQLEECKSSRILLATGLPHREILRAARSEDADMIIMGAHSGDSSSIYSKGYPGSTLQRVAKAAKCPVMTVHRESASYMGGFSHIVFATDFSKQSESAFKYALSMAKEYDCEMTLFHALDITSKVLAQSDIEDKLITLRKRLRDVYGPKMGDFKNFEVDVWEGNPYVEIVKIARERMADLIVLAHNTTELDPELASMGSTLEQVILRANCPVVSVNRPDKV
- a CDS encoding DUF5320 domain-containing protein; this translates as MVNRPQSRNSTQEVVMPKGDGTGPTGQGAISGLGNGNCPQGQGQGRGRGGCRGQGGQGMGRGQGKGQGRDWSQSGSRNQQDGSTAQASASVPTGSGEPGASTTPKPMPGNRLRQRRLRIHRCWNLS
- the hmcD gene encoding sulfate respiration complex protein HmcD encodes the protein MEFNSMHEFFMHTKTMTYLLMGGILVGAVLWWQFLMGEKKPIDNPHRTGEGHDNGHGH